From Vicugna pacos chromosome 6, VicPac4, whole genome shotgun sequence, a single genomic window includes:
- the RNASE13 gene encoding probable inactive ribonuclease-like protein 13: MALPVTQLLFLQLVLAPTWVENIELQVAIENFRTLHIDYPRANYAKGFHGYCNGLMAYVRGRQQTWHCPKVHYVLHAPWKAIGKLCKYSESFCENYNEYCTLTQDSFPLTICKLHKGDTPTSCHYNGTLTNQRLYLLCSQQYDAEPMDIIGLY, from the coding sequence ATGGCACTTCCTGTGACCCAACTCCTGTTCCTCCAGCTTGTTCTAGCGCCAACTTGGGTTGAAAACATCGAGCTCCAGGTGGCCATTGAGAACTTCCGCACCTTACACATCGACTATCCCAGGGCTAACTACGCAAAAGGCTTCCACGGCTACTGTAACGGTCTGATGGCCTACGTGCGGGGCAGGCAACAGACCTGGCACTGCCCAAAGGTCCACTATGTGTTACATGCCCCTTGGAAAGCCATCGGGAAGCTCTGCAAGTACAGTGAGAGCTTCTGTGAGAATTACAATGAATACTGCACTCTCACCCAGGACTCCTTCCCCCTCACCATCTGCAAACTACACAAGGGAGACACGCCCACCAGCTGCCACTACAACGGCACTCTGACCAACCAGAGGCTCTATCTGCTCTGCTCCCAGCAGTACGATGCTGAGCCGATGGATATCATTGGCCTCTACTAG